gtggaaacctccgctcatttccatgactgttacatctagaaagggtagcttcccatcattctccgtctcgtaagtgaaacacaacacacaattctgctcaaatgcctccttcagctcctgcagacgtctgacatcaggtacctgtgtaaaaatgtcgtcaacatacctgcagtatatggccggtttcaaattcatgtcaactaagaccttctgttcgatggtagccatgtagaagttcgcaaacaggacacctaggggagaacccatggcgaccccatctacttgcttatacatgtgcccatctgagcTCAAGATGGGGTGCCtccttagtacaagcttggagtagtttccttacaatgttttctggtatgtcaagaggagtactttataatatatatatatatatatatatatatatatatatatatatatatatatatatatatatatatatatatatatatatatatatatatatatatatatatatatatatatatatatatatatatatatatatatatatatatatatatatatatatatatatatatatattgtgacgagaaatgtaggtgttaacgcagtcttctctatggctggtgtaaatgccaatcacaaaaaaaaagagaaacaaaAATGCTGACTGCTTGGcagttgtctcctgtggtaaagtgaaagggaaaaacacgcaaaacaaatcttataaataatgaactttttactttaaacaaatataaacaaaataaagataatcccttggctatgtacagtgcggatcaaaattatatacaaagacaaaacacaatataaaataaaataatgattacattactctacaataagcaagacaaaaattagtttAATGTGTTGAGAATAGTgggctggctgaaacctctactaatattcaggacgtatgcttagatagaagcgtcagctcgagagcacaagaatattctgaggccaactgctcgCGCCAGACTATATATAGAcgatgcagatggcgctggagtcgcgtgaagtcgctgattcactaatggggagaatgttggtttgaagtggtcgtttggtgatcgacgaggtggtgctccgacagtgagggagagaggggggggtgaggagagtgagagtagggtagtgtaccccctgtagagacgtctgttattccacttatatattattcttgaatgtggtatcatgatgttgcagaagtatagaagtaacgcgatgtaggaaggagcaggctaaatctctcttgcaagagattactgtcacaatatatgcatatatatatatagatgctggatgcccagctgaaagagagccccgttacctaacgccccgtaactctgatgctcttattggtcgcccggatcacagtcacagtgaacccctggaaaaatggcaagcagttggtatgggactacacgtgcgtatcaaccctggctaacacctacattaacctcagtgttgcacaaccaggtggcgctgccacccacagggaagcagccaaatcccgtaagtatagagaactggatcaccacaacaattttgtccccattgcttctgagacactcggcgcctggggtaaaagtgctaccagtttttcgaaggaactgggttctacgctcattgaaacaacaagggaccctagagctgccagctttcttttccagcgcctcagcgtggcgatacagaggggacatgcgcactgcatccagggttcctgcccgccatctgaggagctggaggaactcgacaacctatgataaccatctttgtaacctatatgtaactccttttttgtaacaaggttcaaataaagcaaatatatatgtgtacatacaaaagaatgggggtggtaggagaagataatattggtgttcagtgagagaccacaaggtctcctctgaatactttttattttcttctccgaggctatgggtccccacattggcaccagaggtggtaccctcacaaattaaaaaaaaaaaaaaaaaaaaaaaatatatacatatatatatatatatatatatatatatatatatatatatatatatatatatatatatatatatatatatatatatatatatatttaaataacaaTGATAAGAAAAAAAAGTGTAAAAAATTCAGAAATTATTGCACATATCTACCATATCAGCATCATGACCGCGCAGCACATCGATAAATAAAAAGACGTAAAAGCTATGATTCACTAGCCATTGAAATTTAATCAGCAAGTATAGATGCTGAGGAAACTCAGGAAACCAAACATTGGAGAAAAAATATATGAACCTTTTGTCTTTAGTGAATAGAGAGTAGTCATTCAACTTCACTTATGCACTCCCATCTGGAGTAACGTATCCATGCATAGAGACCTCACCttcaaaaatacattgttttggaGTAAATGATAGCCTCAAGCctatcaccattacaaaccagacACAACAGGGCTGATCCCATCGAgactataaattaaataaataaatacaaaaattgTTATATGAATTCAGTCCCCAATTTCCAGCTCAACCAACGTTGATAGGTCTCTGTTGAGGCAACTAGAGATGGTTTCCTGCAAGCCATTTCTAGTATACATCCCATTATACTCTCTTAGCTCTTACCCTCTTACAGTAAATCTACCATCGTCCCCTATCTATAGTGCACACCTGCCAGCCCTCACCATCACCGTACCCACCATCACCGTACCCCCCATCACCGTACCCACCATCACCGTACCCCCCATCACCGTACTCACCGCTACCAGCGCGACATCATAATCCATTACCACCCATTTATCACCTGTGAGGCGCCGCCGGCTTTCAGCGGCTTAAAACGATTGGATTCAGGTGAGAGCGTGACAGCTCCCCTACTTTACCCTCGTCATCACGGCTGCATGGTAGTGCTTGCGCCATGGGTGCTGCGAGGAGCTCAAATTCCCGCAAGCAGTTTACTAGTGCAAGCAGGCACAAGCTGTAGCTCGGTTTGAGCGCGCTCCACTCTACGATTCAGCTTAAGATGGTACCAAGAGAAAATCGGTGCGACGACAATGTTTGGCCAGTCCCGGCACCCCTCCAGCAGACACGGCAAGGTTCATACGCTGCCCAGAAGACACTGCAAGGTTCAGACGCTGCCCAGAAGACACTGCAAGGTTCAGACGCTGCCCAGCAGACACGACAAGGTTCAGACACTGCCCAGCAGACACTTCAAGGTTCAGACACTGCCCAGCAGACACGACAAGGTTCATACGCTGCCCAGCAGACACTTCAAGGTTCAGACGCTGCCCAGCAGACACGACAAGGTTCAGACACTGCCCAGCAGACACTTCAAGGTTCAGACACTGCCCAGCAGACACGACAAAGTTCGTATGCTGCCCAGCAGACACGGCAAGGTTCAGACGCTGCTCAGCAGACACGGCAAGGTTCAGACGCTGCCCAGGAAACACGGCAAGGTTCAGACGCTGGCCAGCAGACACGGGTAAGGTTCAGACGCTGTCCTGCAGACACGGCAAGGTTCAGACGCTGTCCTGCAGACACGGCAAGGTTCAGACGCTGTCCTGCAGACACGGCAAGGTTCAGACGCTGCCCAGGAAACACGACAAGGTTCAGACGCTGTCCTGCAGACACGGCAAGGTTCAGACGCTGCCCAGGAAACACGGCAAAGTTCAGACGCTGGCCAGTAGACACGGCAAGGTTCAGACGCTGCCCAGGAAACACGGCAAGGTTCAGACGCTGGCCAGCAGACACGGGTAAGGTTCAGACGCTGGCCAGTAGACACGGCAAGGTTCAGACGCTGCCCAGGAAACACGGCAAGGTTCAGACGCTGTCCTGCAGACACGGCAAGGTTCAGACGCTGCCCAGGAAACACGGCAAAGTTCAGACGCTGGCCAGTAGACACGGCAAGGTTCAGACGCTGCCCAGGAAACACGGCAAGGTTCAGACGCTGGCCAGCAGACACGGGTAAGGTTCAGACGCTGGCCAGTAGACACGGCAAGGTTCAGACGCTGCCCAGGAAACACGGCAAAGTTCAGACGCTGGCCAGTAGACACGGCAAGGTTCAGACGCTGCCAACACCCCAGAGCAGAAGACCAGACAACTTATATATTGTATTTGCTACATGTGCGTTATACAAACTTAATTCTCAGTGTTTGACGTCTTCAAAAGCTCTCAAGACTTTCTCGTCATTTTCCGAAGCTTACACTTAATCCAAGTGACATCTCAGAAGCTTCTACTTAAACCTATTTACGTGTTCTAAAATTTGGCACTAGTTATCAGTTCTTAAGTTTGCTCCTATACCTATTGGAGATTTCTTAAGCTTGCACTTAAACCTTCAGACATAATATTAAGTTATAATTTAAACGTTTTGACGTAATTTTATGCACACACTTAAACCCATTGACGTATTGTTAAGTCCGCCCTTAAATTATGGTCGTAACCTTAAGTCTGCTCTCAAGCCTGCTAACATATGATCCAAAAGTTCGCTTACATTACTATATGAATAGTTATAGCCAGCAAGTTATTAGGAAGGTTTCTGTCAGTCTGAAGGCTGAGTCAGTCTGACTAATAGCTTACGAATACTGTTGTTCGAATCACTAGTGTGGTAGAGGACGATATGAGCGTTTCCTGTTCGTTCAATGTTTTATTTTATTGGGTGAGAGGAGAGGTGTTCAGTCTATCGACTCGCCGGTGAATGACCTGTAGAACTTTATAGTATTTTACCCGATGAGCTTCCAGAGCTGTGTTTAAGACCTGTAAATGGGTTTTGCTCCCATTAGCCTCGTTTTATCCCTCGAGTTACTGTGAACAGGAATCCTTGTCCTTCCTGGGAGTTTATACAGTAaatagggtatatatatatatatatatatatatatatatatatatatatatatatatatatatatatatatatatatatatatatgtcgtacctagtagccagaacgcacttctctgcctactatgcaaggcccgatttgcctaataagccaagttttcatgaattaattgtttttcgataacctaacctaacctaactttttcgtctacataacctaacctatgaagataggttaagttaggttaggtagggttgtataggttcggtcatatatctacgttaattttaactccaataaaaaaaaattaacctcattcataatgaaatgagtagctttatcatttcataagaaaaaaattagagaaaatatataaattcattaaaacttggcttataaggcaaatcgggccttgcatagtaggctgagaagtgcgttctggctactaggtacgacatatataatatatatatatatatatatgtcgtacctagtagccagaacgcacttctcagcctactatgcaaggcccaatttgcctaataagccaagttttcatgaattaattgtttttcgactacctaacctacctaacctaacctaacctaactttttcggctacctaacctaacctaacctataaagataggttaggttaggttaggtagggttggttaggttcggtcatatatctacgttaattttaactccaataaaaaaaattgacctcatacataatgaaatgggtagctttatcatttcataagaaaaagttttgagaaaatatattaattcatgaaaacttggcttattaggcaaatcgggccttgcattgtaggctgaaaagtgagttctggctactaggtacgacatatatatatatatatatatatatatatatatatatatatatatatatatatatatatatatatatatatatatatatatatatatacatttgtgctttattatgcatttgatggttacaagatatacatgggttgatacaaaaataataatgcaaaaaggtgcttaaaggttatggatctcttgaaaaacacaacaatgggaaacattgatgaatgtcacagacgggttctgtgtatatatatatatatatatatatatatatatatatatatatatatatatatatatatatatatatatatatatgtatatatatatatatatatatatatatatatatatatatatatatatatatatatatatatgcgaacaagcctgaatggtccccaggacatatgcaactgaaaactcacaccccagaagtgactcgaacccatactcccagaagcaacgcatctggtatgtacaagacgccttaatccacttgaccatcacgaccggacataatgaggtgatagccgaggctatttgaaccaccccaccgccggcactcggatagttatcttgggcatagcattttaccaaatcacctcattctttggggcaacacgtgaggaacacaaatgcgaacaagcctgaatggtccccaggacatatgcaactgaaaactcacaccccagaagtgactcgaacccatactcccagaagcaacgcatctggtatgtacaagacgccttaatccacttgaccatcacgaataataatccaccatatatatatatatatatatatatatatatatatatatatatatatatatatatatatatatatatatatatatatatatatatatatatatatatatatatatatatatatatatatatatatatatatatatatatatatatatatatatatatatatatatatatatatatatatatatatatatatatatatatatatatatatatatatatatatatatatatatatataccaaggacaccttacaagcagaacttgttgcagaaggaggaaagaatcgagaccactacagaagcaccatactgtcccccgagctcaaagcggcagctaagggccttcgtgagaacaaggagatattcgtcaggagaggtgacaagtcgccaatatacgtcattcttaaaaaagacgaatatttgacgaaaatgaacctcatactctctgaccaaactaaattccaaagggtaacgaaggacactaaaaCCGaaatgaaagcaaaggtcaacaaattgatcgaaactgtgaacgccaagaaatctggactccacctgccaaagattattggggaatacaaacctggatacgcgtatggaaatgtcaagacccacaagcctggaaacccactttggccaatcatcagccagatacccacacccacgtacagactggcgaagcgactcaacgacttgctgacttcttatgttccttgcaccttcaacctaaagtctccaaaggaatttgttgacttactgcggggaacacggggcacagggataagagcctcgttggacgtagaatcgctgtttaccaacgtacctgtggatgaaacaatcgggatgatagcggacagagtgtatcatgatccggcctgtactcctcttgacataccagaaaacattctaagaaaactactccaagcttgtgctaaagaggcacccttcttgagcccggatgggcccaTGTATAAGcatgtagatggggtcgccatgggttcttccctaggtgtcctgtttgtgaacttctacatgggtaccatcgaacaaaaggtcttagtcgacatgaacttgaaaccggccatatactgcaggtatgttgacgacatttttacacaggtacctgatgtcagacatctgcaggagctgaaggaggcatttgagcggaattctgtgttgcgtttcacttacgagatgtagaaggatgggaagctgccctttctagatgtaacagtcatggaaaggagcggaggtttccacactgcagtctacattaaggaaacaaacataggaatgtgcctcaatgccaacagtgactgcccagacaggtacaagaggagtgttgttaacgcttatgtcgaccgtgccctcagccacagctcaggatggaagcaagtcgatgaagaactctgtagggtaaggcaggtcctattcaacaacggcttcttcaattgtttcgttgaagacatcataagaaggaaggtgaaacgccatgcaacctctgaagagacagctaacacaacacctgtaccccctattagactattttacaggaacttcttttccacagctcataaaacggaggaaagggtcctgaaagatattgttaatagaaacgttatccctacagacaaaaatcaggagATACAattaacgatttactataaaacaaaaaacacggccaacctactcatgagaaattctccagacacaaagcagaacgctttaaaagagaccaacgtcgtctataccttcaaatgcccacttggggactttaagcctcaaagaactcagtatacaggcaaaacaacaacatctctttccaggcgattaacgatgcataagcaacagggctccattaaggaacatataatctcttcctacaaccagaccatcaccagagaagtcttaacaaaaaacacggaaatcatcgatagatacagcgatagcaggcggcttgatatctgcgaggcactacacatttagaagtcaacaccagcaatcaacagccaattaatgcacaactatattctacccacttcaagactccgcaccaatatagaagcatcaaaaaatatgggccaattggccttttgcatttacttccattcttcccctttaaatTTACCCAATATTTCCCAATATTtcttgttctatcttgtgttgaaagtttgtccaAAACTGTTGTAGCATATTACATCAcctaaatgcaggtatataaaattataagccgtttgaattatagcatagtagaactctggtttagtttttgcaggttatagttgtgtgtgtgtgtgtaaactaaagtctttgaaagttTAATAAGttgttacgaaacgcgttcaagtgtcgcgtcagactagaaataaaaatgaattttggagaattgatttttcagttaccatcgacagtgaaaagaaatataagaaatattgagaaaattcgtgttagaattattaatcttattttttcggtcatatttaataattatatatatatatatatatatatatatatatatatatatatatatatatatatatatatatatatatatatatatatatatatatatatatatatatatatataatatatatatagttttgatACTTTAGAAAGCTAATTTGTGGGTGGAACAATGTGATGTTGACTGATTGTTTGAGGGCCGAAGCTCGAATAAGCAAGACGAGTACAATATCGGGACGAACCACTGCTCTTCCATTTGATTGGCTACAGAGCACATACTTGGCTCCAGGTATTTGTTGAGATGATGTGCTCGAATAAGCACTCCTCAAGCCCCTTCCGATATTTTGCTATTGATATCTCGTCCGAAGGACCAAATCAATACTCTTGTGTAATGACAACTTCAAGAAAATATTACAGGAGGCTGTGGCGATATGTGCAAGCAGAGTGTCTTCAGGCAGATAAAGGCATTAGTGCTACATGTGTCATCCAACTCCCGGTCAGTTGTGTGGTTGGCCACGTAgacgtgtgtgagagagagaccacTGAGTTGGTCTCGAAATGAGCCTGTCACGTCATGTACAAGGCCTGTGCCCCCTCACCGGTCCTATGATCCATCATAGCCAATGAGAGGTGACCTGCGATATGTCAGCAATCAACGATCCCGTATATATATCTATTCCAAGAATTTTCACTTACATGTTCTGAAGTTGTAGTTATagcaatcctcccccccccttccccccgcccACTGTGCTCTTTGCTCTACTTGGCGTCATCATCTATGAGAGAGCCAAATCACTTGTTTGGTAGTGGTGATCTTGATGATCGAACTACACACCAGAAGGCGaagagacgacaacgtttcggtccgtcaatgACCATTACCACAAtgtacttgataatggtcctggacggaccgaagcgtTGTCGCTTcaccatcttctggtgtgtggtttggtcatcatatctttcaTTTGGTCATAATATACATTCATTCTTATCAGGCCAAGCACAATACTTGCAAAATGTTATATGAATTGAACAGTATAATTACTCATCATTGATAATAGTTCCTCATCTATTTGTTAATAACTACTCAGTAATTATGAGTAATCATTAGATGAGTAGTTACTAATTACTCAGTATAATTACTCATCTTATACAGTGTAACTCCACCAATGTAAGTGTTACTAATGTGACAACCAAAAGAACAGATGGTTCTTTCGTGATGGTTTTGCATTGAtggatcaa
Above is a window of Procambarus clarkii isolate CNS0578487 chromosome 11, FALCON_Pclarkii_2.0, whole genome shotgun sequence DNA encoding:
- the LOC138363634 gene encoding mucin-22-like, with the translated sequence MVPRENRCDDNVWPVPAPLQQTRQGSYAAQKTLQGSDAAQKTLQGSDAAQQTRQGSDTAQQTLQGSDTAQQTRQGSYAAQQTLQGSDAAQQTRQGSDTAQQTLQGSDTAQQTRQSSYAAQQTRQGSDAAQQTRQGSDAAQETRQGSDAGQQTRVRFRRCPADTARFRRCPADTARFRRCPADTARFRRCPGNTTRFRRCPADTARFRRCPGNTAKFRRWPVDTARFRRCPGNTARFRRWPADTGKVQTLASRHGKVQTLPRKHGKVQTLSCRHGKVQTLPRKHGKVQTLASRHGKVQTLPRKHGKVQTLASRHG